In one Pseudomonas sp. MM211 genomic region, the following are encoded:
- a CDS encoding amino acid ABC transporter permease: protein MNYNWDWGIFFKSTGIGSEIYLDWFITGLGWTIAIALVGWLIALSLGSLLGVMRTVPNRLISGIATAYVEVFRNVPLLVQLFLWYFLVPDLLPEPLELWFKQDLNPATSAYLSVVVCLGLFTAARVCEQVRTGIQALPAGQTAAAYAMGFRLPQIYSNVLLPQAYRIIIPPLTSEFLNIFKNSSVASLIGLMELLAQTKQTAEFSANLFEAFTLATLIYFTLNMSLMMIMRMVERKVAVPGLISVGGK from the coding sequence ATGAACTACAACTGGGACTGGGGCATATTCTTCAAGTCCACCGGCATTGGCAGCGAGATCTACCTGGACTGGTTCATCACCGGCCTGGGCTGGACCATCGCCATCGCATTGGTGGGCTGGCTGATCGCCCTGTCACTCGGCTCGCTGCTCGGTGTGATGCGCACCGTACCGAACCGCCTGATTTCCGGGATCGCCACGGCGTACGTGGAAGTCTTCCGCAACGTGCCGCTGCTGGTACAGCTGTTCCTCTGGTACTTCCTGGTGCCCGACCTGCTGCCAGAACCGCTGGAGCTGTGGTTCAAGCAGGATCTCAACCCTGCTACTTCGGCCTATCTGTCGGTTGTGGTTTGTCTCGGCCTGTTCACCGCAGCCCGCGTCTGCGAGCAGGTTCGTACCGGCATCCAGGCGTTGCCGGCCGGCCAGACCGCCGCTGCCTACGCCATGGGTTTCCGCCTGCCGCAGATCTACAGCAACGTGCTGCTGCCCCAGGCCTACCGGATCATCATTCCGCCATTAACCAGCGAATTCCTGAACATCTTCAAGAACTCCTCGGTGGCTTCGCTGATCGGTCTCATGGAGCTGCTCGCGCAGACCAAACAGACCGCCGAGTTCAGCGCCAACCTGTTCGAAGCCTTCACCCTGGCGACGTTGATCTACTTCACCCTGAACATGAGCCTGATGATGATCATGCGCATGGTCGAGCGTAAGGTCGCCGTGCCGGGCCTGATTTCCGTGGGAGGCAAATGA
- a CDS encoding glutamate/aspartate ABC transporter substrate-binding protein gives MRIVPRVLAVAVAATLMSSPAFAAELTGTLKKIKDSGTITLGHRDSSIPFSYFGDTSKQPVGYSHDLQLKVVEELKKELELPDLKVRYNLVTSQTRIPLVQNGTVDLECGSTTNNVERQRQVDFSVGIFEVGTRLLTKKSSGINDFDDLKGKNVVTTAGTTSERLLKSMNAEKKMGMNVISAKDHGESFLMLESNRSVAFMMDDALLAGEMAKAKKPDDWHVVGTPQSFEIYGCMVRKGDEGFKKVVDKAISATFASGEINDIYNKWFQQPVPPKGLNLNFPMSDELKKLIAEPTDKSVEQI, from the coding sequence ATGCGTATTGTCCCCCGCGTACTGGCTGTAGCCGTTGCCGCCACCCTGATGTCCAGCCCGGCTTTCGCCGCAGAGCTGACCGGCACTCTGAAGAAGATCAAGGACTCGGGCACCATCACCCTGGGTCACCGTGACTCGTCCATCCCCTTCTCGTACTTCGGCGACACTTCCAAGCAGCCGGTTGGCTACTCCCATGACCTGCAGCTCAAAGTGGTCGAAGAGCTGAAAAAGGAGCTGGAGCTGCCTGACCTGAAGGTGCGCTACAACCTGGTGACCTCCCAGACCCGTATCCCGCTGGTGCAGAACGGCACCGTGGATCTGGAGTGTGGCTCCACCACCAACAACGTCGAGCGTCAGCGCCAGGTCGACTTCTCCGTCGGCATCTTCGAAGTCGGTACCCGTCTGCTGACCAAGAAAAGCAGCGGCATCAACGATTTCGATGACCTCAAGGGCAAGAACGTGGTGACCACAGCCGGTACCACGTCCGAGCGCCTGCTCAAGTCCATGAACGCCGAGAAAAAGATGGGCATGAACGTGATTTCCGCCAAGGATCACGGCGAGTCCTTCCTGATGCTCGAATCGAACCGTTCCGTGGCCTTCATGATGGACGACGCTCTGCTCGCCGGCGAGATGGCCAAGGCCAAGAAGCCGGATGACTGGCATGTAGTCGGCACTCCGCAGTCCTTCGAAATCTACGGCTGCATGGTTCGCAAAGGCGACGAAGGCTTCAAGAAGGTGGTCGACAAGGCCATCAGCGCGACCTTCGCATCGGGCGAAATCAACGACATCTACAACAAGTGGTTCCAACAGCCAGTTCCGCCAAAAGGCCTGAACCTCAATTTCCCCATGAGCGACGAGCTGAAGAAGCTGATCGCTGAACCAACCGACAAATCTGTAGAGCAGATCTGA